A section of the Solitalea canadensis DSM 3403 genome encodes:
- a CDS encoding glycoside hydrolase family 97 protein, which translates to MRKLLLSAVVLLAITISSSAQDLTSPNGNLKLSFKIQNGTPTYQLSYKGKEVVKTSKLGLELKEGASLLNGFDVRKADYNEANETWSPVWGEERTIRNHYKEMLVTLDQKAQKRFIQIRFRLYNDGLGFRYEFPLQDSLNYFVIKEERTQFAMNGDHKAFWLPGDYDTQEYSTVTSNLSEIRVKMKESITPNASQQPFSPTGVQTSLMMKSKDGLYINIHEAALVDYSCMHLNLDDKNMVFESWLTPDAIGDKGYMQTPCKSPWRTVMVSDDAREILASKLILNLNDPCKYEDVSWIKPVKYVGVWWEMITGKSTWAYNNLTSVKLGEIDYAKTQPNGKHAANTAHVKEYIDFAAENGLDAVLVEGWNEGWEDWFGKNKDYVFDFLTPYPDFDVKGLHEYAKSKGVRLIMHHETSGSVRNYERHMDKAYQFMVDNGYNAVKSGYVGNILPLGENHYNQYMVNHYLYAITKAAEYKIMVNAHEAVRPTGLCRTYPNLIGNESARGTEYEAFGGSNPDHTTILPFTRLMGGPMDYTPGIFETKISNVNPENKSYVRSTLSRQLALYVTMYSPLQMAADLVENYKKHMDAFQFIKDVAVDWDESKYLEAEPGDYITAARKAKGTNNWFVGCTSDENGHISNLTLNFLDPGKKYVATIYADAKDAHYETNPQAYTIIKGIVTNKTKLTLKAAPGGGYAISIIEVTDKDALKGLKQF; encoded by the coding sequence ATGAGGAAACTATTATTAAGTGCGGTGGTGTTATTGGCCATTACAATAAGTTCATCAGCACAAGACCTTACTTCCCCGAACGGTAATCTAAAGCTATCTTTTAAGATTCAGAATGGAACTCCTACTTATCAGTTAAGTTATAAGGGAAAAGAGGTTGTTAAAACCAGTAAACTAGGGTTAGAGCTTAAAGAAGGAGCATCATTATTAAACGGTTTTGATGTTAGAAAAGCTGATTACAATGAAGCGAATGAAACTTGGTCGCCAGTTTGGGGAGAAGAGAGGACTATTCGCAACCATTACAAAGAAATGTTGGTGACCTTAGATCAAAAAGCACAAAAAAGATTCATCCAAATACGTTTTCGCTTATATAATGATGGTTTAGGCTTTAGATATGAATTCCCTCTGCAGGATAGTTTGAATTATTTTGTTATTAAAGAAGAGAGAACCCAATTCGCAATGAATGGCGATCATAAAGCATTTTGGCTTCCAGGCGATTACGATACACAAGAGTATAGCACTGTAACCTCCAATTTGTCGGAAATCAGGGTAAAGATGAAAGAATCCATTACTCCTAATGCCTCTCAACAGCCATTTTCACCTACCGGTGTTCAAACCTCATTAATGATGAAAAGTAAAGATGGTTTGTACATTAATATTCATGAAGCAGCACTTGTAGACTATTCATGTATGCACCTTAACCTTGATGATAAAAATATGGTTTTTGAATCATGGTTAACTCCTGATGCCATAGGTGATAAAGGATACATGCAAACTCCTTGTAAATCCCCTTGGCGTACAGTAATGGTAAGTGATGATGCACGTGAGATTTTAGCATCCAAACTGATCCTTAATCTTAATGATCCATGTAAATATGAAGATGTGTCGTGGATCAAACCTGTTAAATATGTTGGTGTATGGTGGGAAATGATCACCGGTAAAAGCACCTGGGCTTATAACAACCTTACCTCTGTAAAATTAGGAGAGATTGATTACGCTAAAACTCAACCTAACGGAAAACACGCGGCGAACACTGCTCATGTTAAGGAGTATATTGACTTTGCCGCTGAAAACGGATTAGATGCGGTGTTGGTTGAAGGTTGGAATGAAGGATGGGAAGATTGGTTCGGAAAAAACAAGGACTATGTTTTCGATTTCTTAACTCCATATCCAGATTTCGATGTTAAAGGATTGCATGAGTATGCAAAAAGTAAAGGGGTTCGACTGATCATGCACCATGAAACTTCAGGTTCAGTAAGAAACTATGAAAGACATATGGATAAAGCGTATCAGTTTATGGTTGATAATGGCTATAATGCTGTGAAAAGTGGTTATGTAGGTAATATTCTCCCGCTTGGGGAAAACCATTATAACCAATATATGGTCAATCATTATTTGTACGCGATTACCAAAGCCGCGGAATATAAAATCATGGTAAATGCCCATGAGGCTGTTCGTCCCACCGGATTGTGCCGCACTTATCCTAACCTGATTGGGAATGAGTCTGCTCGTGGAACAGAATACGAAGCTTTTGGAGGAAGTAATCCTGATCATACTACAATTCTTCCGTTTACCCGCTTAATGGGCGGTCCGATGGATTATACACCTGGAATCTTTGAAACAAAGATCAGTAACGTTAACCCTGAGAATAAATCTTATGTACGTAGTACTTTAAGTCGCCAGTTAGCATTGTACGTTACGATGTACAGTCCATTGCAAATGGCTGCTGATTTAGTTGAAAACTATAAGAAGCACATGGATGCATTCCAGTTTATAAAAGATGTTGCGGTTGACTGGGATGAAAGCAAGTATTTAGAGGCTGAGCCTGGAGATTATATTACTGCTGCTCGTAAGGCAAAAGGAACAAATAATTGGTTTGTTGGGTGCACCAGCGATGAAAATGGACATATATCTAATTTGACGCTTAATTTCCTTGATCCGGGTAAGAAATACGTTGCAACTATTTATGCGGATGCAAAGGATGCTCATTATGA
- a CDS encoding efflux RND transporter permease subunit: MGYHSKDLQLAYAGSKVLPLDDPSYVEYNEFKAKFGEDGAVLVIGLNDKRIWQKDVFNDWSKLSNDIKAIKGIQEVLSVGRIYELKKDTTERKFVLNKVISAPATSQAEVDSLKQKIEGLKFYDGLLFNTKNGSTLMAITFDRQILNSKYRGKIVNKINDLAQTFSEKNKVELHYSGLPWVRSKLSDKIAKEFVLFLVLALATTGLVLAIFFKQFHAVFFPLLVVINGVVWALGIIALFGYQISLLLGIIPALIVIIGIPNSVLLLNKYHNEFRKTGDKMHSLEVAIQKIGPTALLANVSAAIGFGVFSFTNSAILEEFGHIASINIIATYICSIILVPIIFSFLPAPSAKHTKHLDSKKLTAFLQKIDYLVFHHRKAIYISSAVIVLIALYGVTKMHANGYVVDDLPKKDPIYKDLKFFEKNFDGVLPLEVSIDTKKKNGVMNASFIKRIDKFQEMVSAYPEISRALSLDEVLKMATQGFYNGNPSQYRLPNTMEQAFILSYAGKSAGKGSGDMLKAFLNKDKSETRVSFQMADIGSEKMNVLLKELEVRTDSIFPKEKFNVVFTGSSRIFVKGTDYLVENLKESLLLAIGLISIIIFILFRSLRMNGIALIPNIISLIFTAGIMGYVGINLKPSTILIFSVAFGLANDQTIYFLTKYRQELENPANSISKAISLALSETGVSMIYAAGILFFGFGIFAASNFEGTMWLGILVSITLLVALLSNLILVPALLLSLEQRINRKKVAKPLIQMDMDLVDEDDNNKV; the protein is encoded by the coding sequence ATGGGATATCATAGTAAAGACTTACAACTGGCTTATGCAGGGAGCAAAGTTCTTCCGCTTGATGATCCTTCTTATGTAGAATACAATGAATTTAAGGCAAAGTTTGGAGAAGATGGAGCCGTGCTTGTAATCGGACTAAACGACAAACGCATCTGGCAAAAAGATGTATTCAACGATTGGTCAAAATTAAGTAATGATATTAAAGCCATTAAAGGTATTCAGGAAGTATTATCGGTTGGACGCATTTATGAGTTAAAAAAGGATACTACTGAACGGAAATTTGTCTTAAACAAAGTGATCTCGGCTCCTGCTACATCACAAGCAGAAGTTGATTCGTTAAAACAGAAAATTGAAGGCTTGAAGTTTTATGATGGCTTATTGTTTAACACTAAAAATGGATCAACATTAATGGCGATCACATTTGATAGACAAATCCTTAATTCCAAATATCGAGGCAAGATTGTTAATAAGATAAACGACCTTGCCCAAACTTTTTCTGAAAAAAATAAAGTAGAATTACATTATTCAGGATTACCTTGGGTAAGGAGTAAGTTATCTGATAAAATTGCCAAAGAATTCGTGCTTTTTCTTGTTTTAGCGTTAGCTACAACAGGATTAGTATTAGCCATATTCTTTAAACAATTCCATGCTGTATTTTTCCCGCTCTTAGTGGTAATAAATGGAGTGGTTTGGGCATTGGGTATTATTGCGTTGTTTGGTTACCAAATATCACTTTTACTTGGAATTATACCCGCACTAATCGTTATCATTGGTATCCCTAATAGTGTATTGCTGCTAAATAAATACCATAATGAATTTCGAAAAACAGGTGATAAAATGCACTCGCTTGAGGTTGCCATTCAAAAAATTGGCCCTACTGCTTTGTTAGCAAACGTTTCTGCTGCAATTGGGTTTGGCGTATTTTCATTTACAAACAGTGCAATACTTGAAGAATTCGGACATATTGCATCAATCAATATCATTGCTACTTATATCTGTTCAATTATATTGGTGCCTATAATCTTTAGCTTCCTTCCTGCTCCTTCAGCTAAGCACACTAAACACTTAGACAGCAAAAAGCTTACTGCTTTTCTTCAGAAGATAGATTACTTGGTTTTCCATCATAGAAAAGCTATTTATATTTCATCGGCAGTAATTGTACTTATCGCATTATATGGAGTTACCAAAATGCATGCTAACGGTTATGTAGTGGACGACCTCCCTAAAAAAGACCCTATTTATAAAGACCTTAAATTCTTTGAGAAAAATTTTGATGGCGTACTACCTCTGGAAGTAAGCATTGATACAAAAAAGAAGAATGGAGTTATGAATGCTTCATTTATTAAACGTATTGACAAGTTTCAAGAGATGGTTTCTGCTTACCCGGAAATTTCACGAGCCCTTTCATTAGATGAGGTCTTAAAAATGGCTACACAGGGATTCTATAATGGAAATCCTTCTCAATATCGCTTACCCAATACAATGGAGCAAGCTTTCATTTTGTCTTATGCCGGAAAATCAGCCGGTAAAGGTTCTGGTGATATGTTGAAAGCGTTTTTAAATAAGGACAAAAGCGAAACTCGCGTAAGCTTCCAGATGGCAGATATCGGTTCAGAAAAAATGAATGTATTGCTAAAAGAACTGGAGGTCCGTACTGATTCAATTTTTCCGAAAGAAAAATTCAATGTTGTATTTACCGGGTCCAGCAGGATTTTTGTAAAAGGAACGGACTATTTAGTAGAAAACCTAAAGGAAAGTTTATTATTAGCCATTGGCTTAATTTCGATTATCATTTTTATTCTGTTCAGATCATTACGTATGAACGGAATTGCCCTGATACCTAACATAATTTCGTTAATATTTACTGCCGGAATAATGGGCTATGTGGGAATTAATCTAAAACCTTCCACTATTCTGATCTTTAGTGTGGCATTTGGCTTGGCTAATGACCAAACTATATATTTCCTTACAAAATATCGTCAGGAGTTGGAAAATCCTGCAAATAGTATTTCCAAAGCAATTTCCTTAGCCTTAAGTGAAACAGGTGTAAGCATGATCTACGCGGCAGGAATCTTATTCTTTGGATTTGGAATTTTTGCAGCGTCAAACTTTGAAGGCACTATGTGGCTTGGCATACTGGTATCCATCACCCTATTAGTAGCTTTATTATCCAACTTAATATTGGTTCCTGCACTGCTCTTAAGCTTAGAGCAGCGCATTAACCGCAAAAAGGTTGCTAAGCCATTAATTCAAATGGATATGGATCTTGTGGACGAAGATGACAACAATAAAGTCTAA
- a CDS encoding helix-turn-helix domain-containing protein, giving the protein MNSIGKNIKSLRQSRNWSQEQVATKLGITAPAFSKIESGFTDINFSRLDQIAQLFGLSAVELITYHNQEEQKKYNSELQQLKDKLALREAEIIELQKKVISLLEKS; this is encoded by the coding sequence ATGAACTCGATAGGTAAAAATATCAAATCGCTCCGACAGTCGCGGAACTGGTCACAGGAACAAGTGGCAACAAAGCTTGGCATTACGGCTCCTGCTTTTTCAAAAATTGAAAGCGGGTTCACTGACATTAATTTCTCCCGGTTAGATCAAATCGCTCAGCTTTTTGGTCTTTCTGCAGTTGAATTGATTACATATCACAATCAGGAGGAACAGAAAAAGTATAATAGTGAATTACAACAACTGAAGGACAAACTCGCCCTTCGTGAAGCTGAAATAATTGAACTTCAAAAGAAAGTAATCTCCTTGCTTGAAAAAAGTTAG
- the recO gene encoding DNA repair protein RecO, whose product MGSLHKTKGVVLKVTNYAESSIVVQIFTEHFGLQSFIVNGVRKSKAKHPMSLFQPLNLVELIAYHKPTTGLQRISEIRNLPCYTSIPYDTVKSTILLFLNEVVYKSCKQETEEPQLFSFLYSALQFLDLHQGSVANFHLTFLIHFSKFLGFYPDNFIYNSQEYFDLRDGVFTPLRPTHSQTVVQPYSGYIAKLMSLNFESMEQLKISSAERKVLLHALIDYYELHIDSFGKVKSYEVLEEVLG is encoded by the coding sequence ATGGGTTCTTTACACAAAACAAAGGGTGTAGTTTTAAAAGTTACCAATTATGCTGAAAGTAGCATTGTGGTTCAGATATTCACTGAGCATTTTGGCCTGCAATCGTTTATAGTAAATGGCGTGCGCAAGAGCAAAGCAAAACACCCTATGAGTTTGTTTCAGCCATTGAACTTAGTTGAGTTGATAGCTTATCATAAGCCGACTACCGGCCTGCAACGTATTTCAGAAATTAGAAATCTTCCTTGTTATACATCAATTCCTTATGATACAGTTAAAAGCACAATTCTGCTGTTTTTAAATGAAGTAGTGTATAAGTCGTGTAAACAAGAAACGGAAGAACCTCAGCTATTTTCTTTTCTGTATAGTGCCTTGCAGTTTTTAGACCTACATCAGGGGAGTGTCGCTAATTTTCACCTTACATTTCTGATTCATTTCTCTAAATTTCTTGGTTTTTATCCAGATAACTTCATTTACAATTCTCAGGAGTATTTTGATTTGCGTGATGGTGTTTTTACCCCCCTAAGACCCACACATTCCCAAACTGTAGTGCAGCCTTATAGCGGTTATATTGCCAAGTTGATGAGTTTGAATTTTGAGTCGATGGAACAACTTAAAATTTCATCAGCTGAGAGAAAAGTGCTGCTTCACGCACTGATCGATTACTATGAACTTCATATTGATAGTTTTGGAAAGGTGAAATCTTATGAAGTGTTAGAGGAAGTGCTAGGTTGA
- a CDS encoding lipoprotein signal peptidase, with product MKRSLKAILIITLVVLADQLLKTWIKNNMYIGQEFNIIGNWFIIHFTENNGMAFGMEFAGEYGKLFLTLFRIAAVAGIGYGIHYVIKHRYPFGLVIAASLIFAGALGNIIDSVFYGVIYGYSTLLHGRVVDMFYFPVVQGHFPSWFPLWGDQEFVFFRPVFNIADAAISTGVAMILVFQKKYFRVMEKPPIEEDDTQSEVVEA from the coding sequence TTGAAAAGATCACTTAAAGCAATCTTAATCATCACATTAGTGGTGTTGGCAGATCAGTTATTGAAAACCTGGATCAAGAATAACATGTATATTGGTCAGGAGTTCAATATTATTGGTAATTGGTTTATCATTCACTTCACCGAAAACAATGGTATGGCTTTCGGGATGGAATTTGCAGGTGAATATGGGAAATTATTCCTCACTTTATTCCGTATAGCTGCTGTTGCAGGTATAGGTTATGGTATTCATTATGTAATCAAACATCGTTACCCGTTTGGATTAGTCATTGCTGCCAGTCTTATTTTTGCAGGAGCATTAGGAAATATTATCGATAGTGTGTTTTATGGTGTTATCTACGGATATTCAACATTATTACATGGACGTGTTGTGGATATGTTTTATTTCCCGGTTGTACAAGGACATTTTCCTTCGTGGTTCCCATTATGGGGCGATCAGGAATTTGTATTCTTCCGCCCTGTATTTAATATCGCTGACGCGGCAATTTCGACTGGTGTAGCCATGATACTGGTATTTCAAAAGAAATATTTTCGAGTTATGGAAAAGCCTCCCATTGAAGAAGACGACACCCAATCAGAAGTGGTAGAAGCATAG
- the ileS gene encoding isoleucine--tRNA ligase, with protein sequence MKYREYKQLDLSGIGNEVLSFWKEHKIFEKSVSSRPASKPYNFYEGPPSANGMPGIHHVMARAIKDIFCRYKTLKGYQVKRKAGWDTHGLPIELAVEKALGITKEDIGKKISVDDYNHACRKEVMRYTDVWNDLTVKMGYWVDIEHPYITYENNYIETLWFLLSELYKKGLLYKGYTIQPFSPAAGTGLSSHELNQPGTYKMVKDTTIVAQFKVPQQGMEKLQQFADAKLSEESFFLAWTTTPWTLPSNTALAVGKNIEYLIINTYNQYTFKSITVVMAKDLFRKFFSEKNEDLPLDGYKEGDKVIPYKVIGTAKGSDLDGIRYEQLLPYEQPADGDAFRVIVGDFVTTEDGTGIVHIAPSFGADDFRVAKQNGIGSLTLVDKQGRFIDSVGEFAGSYVKEEYYSDAERSAEDFKPTDVLIAIKLKEENRAFKVEKYEHSYPHCWRTDKPVLYYPLDSWFIKTTALKDRMVELNKTINWKPESTGTGRFGNWLENLVDWNLSRSRYWGTPLPIWRSLDETEEVCIGAVAELQKYLEEAVASGLLSAEETKANITYLEKIQVNGHDLHRPYVDDIVFVKNGKNLYRESDLIDVWFDSGAMPYAQWHYPFENNEDFKNAYPADFIAEGVDQTRGWFFTLHAIAVMLFDSVAFKNVVSNGLVLDKNGNKMSKRLGNAVDPFETINKYSADATRWYMISNASPWDNLKFNIEGLDEVRRKFFGTLYNTYSFFTLYANIDGFKYSDAEVPLEDRPEIDRWIISLLNSLIKEVDECYADYEPTKAARAIQNFVDEHLSNWYVRLCRRRFWKGEYSQDKVSAYQTLYRCLETIAQLMSPVAPFYSDRLFTDLNAVTGRHKSESVHLTDFPAVNESEIDKELEERMAMAQDISSMVLSLRKKVDIKVRQPLNKILLPVLDNEFQAKVEKVKDLILSETNIKEIQYINDTAGILVKKIRPNFKALGPKVGKMMKEVSNAANNFTQEDITAIERDGFFNLHLNGEVFKLELVDVEILSEDIPGWLVTSIGKLTVALDVTITEELKQEGIARELINRIQNLRKDKGFEVTDKIAVTLQSHELVDTAVKNFLPYISAEILGTNFDLTEADFSSTDNIEIDDISLKIEIERI encoded by the coding sequence TTGAAATACAGAGAATATAAACAGTTAGACTTATCCGGAATAGGAAATGAGGTATTGTCCTTCTGGAAAGAACATAAGATTTTTGAAAAAAGCGTTAGTTCACGTCCAGCGTCGAAACCGTACAACTTTTATGAAGGCCCTCCCTCTGCAAACGGAATGCCTGGTATTCACCACGTTATGGCTCGTGCCATCAAAGATATTTTCTGTCGTTATAAAACTCTTAAAGGATATCAGGTTAAACGTAAAGCAGGCTGGGATACCCATGGATTACCAATTGAGCTAGCAGTTGAAAAAGCATTAGGCATCACAAAAGAAGATATTGGTAAGAAAATATCTGTGGATGATTATAACCATGCTTGCCGCAAAGAGGTAATGCGTTACACAGATGTATGGAATGACCTAACTGTTAAAATGGGCTATTGGGTTGATATTGAACATCCATATATCACTTATGAAAATAACTATATAGAAACCCTTTGGTTCCTGTTAAGTGAACTTTATAAAAAGGGACTGTTGTATAAAGGCTACACTATTCAGCCGTTTTCACCAGCTGCGGGTACAGGTTTAAGTTCGCATGAGTTAAACCAACCGGGAACCTACAAAATGGTAAAAGATACTACCATAGTGGCTCAGTTCAAGGTTCCTCAGCAAGGAATGGAAAAGCTGCAGCAATTTGCTGATGCTAAGCTTTCGGAAGAAAGTTTCTTCTTAGCCTGGACAACTACCCCATGGACACTTCCATCGAACACGGCACTTGCCGTAGGCAAAAATATTGAGTACTTAATTATTAATACCTACAACCAATACACTTTTAAATCGATAACTGTTGTAATGGCCAAAGATCTTTTCAGAAAATTCTTCTCTGAAAAAAATGAAGATCTTCCATTGGACGGTTACAAAGAAGGCGATAAAGTAATTCCTTATAAAGTTATTGGAACCGCAAAAGGAAGTGATTTAGACGGTATCCGTTATGAACAACTATTGCCTTACGAACAACCTGCTGACGGTGATGCTTTCAGAGTGATTGTTGGTGATTTTGTTACTACTGAAGATGGTACCGGTATCGTACACATTGCTCCGTCTTTTGGAGCAGACGACTTTAGAGTTGCCAAACAAAATGGCATTGGTTCATTAACCTTGGTTGATAAGCAAGGTCGTTTTATTGATTCCGTTGGAGAATTTGCTGGCAGTTATGTAAAAGAAGAATATTATTCGGATGCTGAACGTAGTGCTGAAGATTTTAAGCCTACAGATGTTCTTATTGCCATCAAACTGAAAGAAGAGAATCGTGCTTTCAAAGTTGAGAAATACGAACACAGTTATCCGCACTGCTGGCGTACCGATAAACCAGTATTATATTACCCGCTAGATTCATGGTTCATTAAAACCACTGCCTTAAAAGATCGCATGGTTGAATTGAACAAAACCATTAACTGGAAACCTGAATCAACTGGAACTGGGCGTTTTGGCAATTGGCTTGAAAACCTGGTTGACTGGAATTTATCACGTTCGCGCTACTGGGGAACTCCTCTCCCGATCTGGAGAAGTTTAGACGAGACTGAAGAAGTTTGTATTGGCGCTGTTGCTGAATTGCAGAAATACCTGGAAGAAGCAGTTGCTTCCGGTTTACTTTCGGCAGAAGAAACTAAAGCTAATATTACTTACCTGGAGAAAATTCAGGTAAATGGTCATGATTTACACCGTCCGTACGTTGATGATATCGTATTCGTTAAAAACGGCAAAAATTTATACCGCGAATCCGATCTGATTGACGTTTGGTTCGACTCAGGGGCAATGCCGTACGCACAATGGCATTATCCATTTGAGAATAATGAAGACTTTAAAAATGCATATCCGGCAGACTTCATTGCTGAAGGTGTTGACCAAACTCGTGGCTGGTTTTTCACGCTGCATGCAATTGCCGTAATGTTATTTGATTCGGTAGCATTCAAAAACGTTGTTTCAAATGGTTTAGTATTGGATAAAAACGGCAATAAGATGTCTAAACGTTTAGGCAATGCCGTTGATCCTTTCGAAACCATTAACAAATACAGTGCTGACGCTACCCGTTGGTATATGATTTCAAACGCTTCACCTTGGGATAACCTTAAATTTAATATTGAAGGTCTAGATGAAGTTAGACGTAAATTCTTTGGAACTCTATATAACACCTATTCGTTCTTTACTTTATACGCCAATATTGATGGATTTAAGTACTCGGATGCAGAAGTTCCATTAGAAGATCGTCCTGAGATCGATCGTTGGATCATTTCTTTATTAAATTCATTGATCAAAGAAGTAGATGAATGTTATGCTGATTATGAACCAACTAAAGCAGCTCGCGCTATCCAGAATTTTGTTGATGAGCATTTAAGTAACTGGTACGTTCGTTTATGTCGCCGTCGTTTCTGGAAGGGAGAGTATTCTCAGGATAAAGTATCTGCTTATCAAACGCTTTACCGTTGTCTGGAAACTATCGCGCAATTAATGTCTCCGGTAGCTCCATTCTACAGTGACCGCTTATTTACCGACTTAAATGCTGTAACAGGCCGTCATAAATCTGAATCGGTGCACTTAACAGATTTCCCTGCAGTAAACGAAAGCGAAATCGATAAAGAGTTGGAAGAGCGTATGGCAATGGCTCAAGATATTTCATCGATGGTATTGTCGTTGCGTAAAAAAGTAGACATCAAAGTTCGTCAGCCGCTGAACAAAATTTTACTGCCTGTTCTTGACAATGAGTTTCAAGCTAAAGTGGAAAAAGTAAAAGACTTAATCCTCTCTGAAACAAATATTAAGGAAATTCAGTATATAAATGACACGGCAGGAATTCTTGTCAAGAAAATCAGACCTAACTTTAAAGCCTTAGGCCCTAAAGTAGGTAAGATGATGAAAGAAGTTAGCAATGCTGCTAACAATTTCACTCAAGAAGATATCACTGCAATTGAACGCGACGGCTTCTTTAACCTACACTTAAATGGTGAAGTGTTTAAGCTGGAGTTAGTTGATGTAGAAATTCTTTCGGAAGATATTCCGGGATGGTTGGTAACAAGTATTGGCAAACTAACTGTGGCTTTAGATGTTACAATAACAGAAGAGTTAAAACAGGAAGGTATTGCACGTGAGCTAATTAACAGAATTCAAAACCTCCGTAAAGACAAAGGTTTTGAAGTAACCGACAAGATTGCAGTAACACTTCAGTCGCATGAGTTGGTTGACACAGCTGTAAAGAACTTCTTACCATACATTAGTGCAGAGATTTTAGGCACTAATTTTGATTTGACAGAGGCAGATTTTAGCTCAACAGACAATATTGAAATTGATGACATTAGCTTAAAAATCGAGATCGAGCGAATTTAA
- a CDS encoding TraR/DksA family transcriptional regulator translates to MDNNGTQVTEKTRYSDVELLEFKELIIDKLEKAKSELHTLVASLSNPNENGTDDTAGTFKALEDGSATLEKEHINQLAARQKKFIENLEAALVRIENKTYGICRETGKLIPKERLRAVPHTTLSMEAKLKQS, encoded by the coding sequence ATGGACAACAACGGAACACAGGTAACTGAAAAAACCAGATACTCGGATGTAGAGCTGCTGGAGTTTAAAGAGCTTATTATTGATAAGCTTGAGAAAGCTAAGTCAGAATTACATACGCTTGTAGCCAGCTTAAGTAACCCTAATGAGAACGGCACGGATGATACCGCCGGAACCTTTAAAGCACTTGAGGATGGTTCTGCAACACTTGAAAAAGAACACATAAATCAATTAGCTGCGCGCCAGAAAAAGTTTATTGAAAACCTGGAAGCTGCATTAGTGCGCATTGAAAATAAAACATATGGTATTTGCCGTGAAACAGGCAAGTTAATACCTAAAGAACGATTACGTGCCGTGCCACATACCACGTTAAGTATGGAAGCTAAGTTAAAACAATCATAG